Proteins from one Silurus meridionalis isolate SWU-2019-XX chromosome 3, ASM1480568v1, whole genome shotgun sequence genomic window:
- the tnfaip6 gene encoding tumor necrosis factor-inducible gene 6 protein isoform X2 yields MLYMHAVAALLALSCVLKETEAWGYKNGILHNSIWLEQAAGVYHRESRKGRYQLSYKEAKAVCKFEGGSLATYDQLEAARQIGFHVCAAGWFDKGRVGYPIVKPGVNCGYGKVGIIDYGYRLNKSEKWDVYCYNPNSKECGGVHTEQEKYLQSPGYPDEYPDGQICYWHIRVRYGQRIRLQFLDFDVEDDVGCISDYLEIFDSYDDVSGFAGRYCGDDLPEDFLSTGNVMTLKFLADSSVSAGGFRLQYTAVASSTISPNDTNTYT; encoded by the exons ATGCTGTACATGCACGCTGTGGCCGCTCTGCTCGCCTTATCATGCGTCCTGAAAGAGACTGAAGCCTGGGGATACAAGAATGGAATTCTTCACAACTCCATCTGGCTtg AACAAGCGGCTGGGGTGTACCACCGGGAATCCCGCAAAGGGAGATACCAGCTGTCATATAAGGAGGCCAAAGCTGTGTGCAAGTTTGAAGGGGGTTCCCTAGCTACTTATGATCAACTTGAAGCTGCCAGACAAATAG GCTTTCATGTCTGTGCAGCTGGGTGGTTTGATAAAGGTCGTGTGGGCTATCCGATTGTGAAACCTGGAGTCAACTGTGGATATGGAAAGGTTGGGATTATTGATTATGGTTATCGTCTAAACAAAAGTGAGAAGTGGGACGTCTACTGCTACAACCCTAATT CAAAAGAGTGTGGAGGTGTGCATACAGAGCAGGAAAAGTATCTCCAGTCACCAGGTTATCCAGATGAGTATCCTGATGGGCAGATCTGCTATTGGCACATTCGTGTGCGCTATGGCCAGAGGATTCGTCTGCAGTTCCTTGATTTTGATGTGGAGGATGACGTAGGCTGCATCAGTGATTATCTGGAAATCTTTGATAGCTATGATGATGTCTCAGGTTTTGCTGGAAG GTACTGTGGGGATGATCTACCTGAAGACTTTCTTAGCACag GTAATGTTATGACGCTAAAGTTCCTTGCTGATTCATCTGTGTCTGCTGGCGGTTTCAGGCTACAGTACACTGCAGTTGCTTCTTCTACGATCTCACCCAatgacacaaacacttacacttGA